One region of Olleya sp. Hel_I_94 genomic DNA includes:
- a CDS encoding SDR family oxidoreductase yields the protein MKLENKVIIVTGSSRGIGKEIAELLAKHGAKVVVNHSNSKKDADLTVQSIIDNGGDAIAIKADVSNREDVSNLFDQTLSHYGKLDVLINNAGVMISKKIKDNNQEDFTKQFDINVRGVFNTLQEADSKLADNGIIINVSSSTVKLMFPTYALYSASKAAVEQMTRVFSKEIGRGISVNAIAPGATETELFLNGKSQDFIDKLSSMNAFNRLAKPIDIAKVVLFLASDDSKWISGQVIGANGALI from the coding sequence TTAGAGAACAAAGTCATTATAGTCACTGGATCATCTAGAGGAATAGGCAAAGAAATAGCTGAATTATTAGCAAAACATGGTGCCAAAGTAGTAGTAAATCATTCCAATAGCAAAAAGGATGCAGACCTAACTGTACAAAGCATTATAGACAATGGTGGTGACGCCATAGCTATTAAAGCAGACGTAAGTAACAGAGAAGATGTTAGTAATCTTTTTGACCAAACCTTATCACATTATGGCAAATTAGACGTGCTAATTAATAATGCAGGTGTGATGATTTCAAAAAAAATAAAAGATAATAATCAAGAGGATTTTACAAAACAATTTGATATTAATGTTAGAGGTGTATTTAATACTTTACAAGAAGCCGATAGCAAATTAGCAGATAATGGTATAATTATCAACGTGTCGTCTAGCACTGTAAAGCTTATGTTTCCAACTTATGCACTTTACTCTGCTTCTAAAGCTGCTGTAGAGCAAATGACAAGAGTGTTTTCCAAAGAAATTGGTAGAGGTATCTCTGTCAATGCAATTGCGCCTGGAGCAACAGAAACTGAATTGTTTTTAAATGGAAAATCTCAAGATTTTATAGATAAATTAAGTAGCATGAATGCTTTTAATCGATTAGCAAAACCAATAGATATTGCAAAAGTCGTTTTGTTTTTAGCTAGTGACGATTCTAAATGGATATCAGGACAAGTCATTGGAGCAAATGGCGCTTTAATATAG
- a CDS encoding NAD(P)/FAD-dependent oxidoreductase, which produces MVKDIQLRISLKEEEIPDILIKKSAEWLSMSRDDITGIKILRKSIDARKPKIILNYKVSVYIKEPVPETSDYTFNYKDVSKAKPIHIIGFGPAGMWAALRCIELGFKPIVLERGANVKDRRRDLKAINQDHFVNEDSNYCFGEGGAGTYSDGKLYTRSLKRGDVRRIFENLVYHGATDQILVDAHPHIGTNKLPKVVQNIRENIIKFGGEIHFNTRVTDFSIKNNKIEAIQLQNGEELVTDKVILATGHSARDIFQLLHDKNIAIEAKSFAMGVRAEHPQHIIDSIQYHCEGPRPKLLPAASYSLVQQVNGRGVYSFCMCPGGFIVPAATANGEVVVNGMSPSRRNNKFANSGIVVEINAERDLKKYEQFGALKALEFQKDLEKLAFTAGGRSQVAPAQRMTDFVEGKLSNTLNETSYQPGLNSAPLHSLFPKLIGASLRKGFKAFGDKMKGYYTEEANIIGVESRTSSPVSIPRTENLAHPEITNLFPCGEGGGYAGGIISAAMDGERCAEAATGNL; this is translated from the coding sequence ATGGTAAAAGACATTCAACTTCGTATTTCTTTAAAGGAAGAAGAGATTCCAGATATTTTAATTAAAAAATCTGCGGAATGGCTATCCATGTCTAGAGACGACATCACTGGTATTAAAATATTACGTAAATCCATTGATGCCAGAAAGCCTAAAATAATATTAAACTATAAAGTATCTGTTTACATAAAAGAACCTGTTCCAGAAACTTCAGATTATACGTTTAACTATAAAGATGTATCCAAAGCAAAACCAATTCATATCATTGGATTTGGTCCAGCTGGTATGTGGGCAGCTTTGCGCTGTATAGAATTAGGGTTTAAACCAATTGTTTTAGAGCGTGGTGCCAATGTAAAAGACAGACGTCGTGACCTAAAAGCCATTAATCAGGACCATTTTGTAAATGAAGATTCTAATTATTGTTTTGGAGAAGGTGGAGCAGGCACCTATAGTGATGGTAAATTATATACACGAAGCTTAAAGCGAGGTGATGTACGTCGTATTTTTGAAAACCTTGTATATCATGGTGCAACAGATCAAATTTTGGTTGATGCCCATCCACATATTGGGACCAATAAACTTCCTAAAGTGGTTCAAAACATAAGAGAAAACATAATAAAATTTGGTGGTGAAATTCATTTTAACACTCGTGTTACTGATTTTTCAATTAAGAATAACAAAATTGAAGCCATTCAACTTCAAAACGGCGAGGAGTTAGTTACAGACAAAGTAATTTTAGCTACAGGACATTCTGCGCGTGATATTTTTCAATTATTACACGATAAAAATATTGCAATCGAAGCAAAATCTTTTGCAATGGGTGTCAGAGCAGAACATCCACAACATATTATAGACAGCATACAATACCACTGTGAAGGACCAAGACCAAAATTATTACCTGCAGCATCCTATAGTTTGGTGCAACAAGTTAATGGTCGTGGTGTTTACAGTTTTTGCATGTGTCCAGGCGGATTTATAGTACCTGCAGCAACAGCCAACGGAGAAGTTGTTGTTAACGGAATGTCACCTTCTAGACGAAATAATAAATTTGCAAATTCTGGAATAGTTGTAGAAATTAATGCAGAACGTGATCTTAAAAAATACGAACAATTTGGAGCTTTAAAAGCTTTAGAATTTCAAAAGGATTTAGAAAAACTAGCCTTTACTGCAGGAGGACGTAGCCAAGTTGCACCAGCACAACGCATGACCGATTTTGTAGAAGGAAAACTATCTAATACTTTAAATGAAACTTCTTATCAACCAGGTTTAAATAGTGCACCACTACATAGTTTATTTCCTAAATTAATTGGAGCGTCTTTAAGAAAAGGCTTTAAAGCTTTTGGTGATAAAATGAAAGGTTATTATACTGAAGAAGCTAATATAATTGGTGTAGAATCACGTACCTCATCTCCCGTTAGTATACCAAGAACTGAAAATTTAGCACATCCAGAAATCACAAATTTATTTCCATGTGGTGAAGGTGGTGGATATGCTGGCGGAATTATTAGTGCTGCTATGGATGGTGAGCGTTGTGCAGAAGCTGCAACAGGAAACCTTTAA
- the fabD gene encoding ACP S-malonyltransferase — MKAYIFPGQGAQFTGMGLDLYENSPEAQHLFEDANAILGFNITDVMFEGTADQLKETKVTQPAIFLHSVILAKTLGDSFKPEMVAGHSLGEFSALVAAGALSFEDGLKLVSQRAQAMQKACELQPSTMAAVLGLEDKVVEDICAQIDGVVVAANYNCPGQLVISGEVSAVERACEALKEAGARRALMLPVGGAFHSPMMEPAREELAAAIENTTFSKPNCPIYQNVTATAITDENEIKANLISQLTAPVRWTQSVQQMIKDGATLFTEVGPGKVLQGLVKKIDREAQTESATLETKTDE, encoded by the coding sequence ATGAAAGCATATATATTTCCAGGTCAAGGTGCCCAATTTACAGGAATGGGTCTTGATTTATACGAAAACTCACCAGAAGCACAACATTTATTTGAAGATGCTAATGCCATATTAGGTTTTAACATTACAGATGTTATGTTTGAAGGTACTGCAGACCAACTAAAAGAAACGAAGGTTACGCAACCTGCTATATTTTTACACTCAGTAATCTTAGCTAAAACTTTAGGTGATAGTTTTAAACCAGAAATGGTTGCAGGACATAGTCTAGGAGAATTCTCGGCATTAGTAGCTGCTGGAGCTTTAAGCTTTGAGGATGGTTTAAAATTAGTATCGCAACGTGCTCAAGCTATGCAAAAAGCATGCGAGTTACAACCAAGTACTATGGCTGCTGTTTTAGGTCTTGAGGATAAAGTTGTAGAAGATATTTGCGCGCAAATAGATGGTGTTGTTGTTGCAGCAAACTATAATTGTCCTGGGCAATTAGTAATCTCTGGAGAAGTTAGTGCTGTAGAACGTGCTTGCGAAGCGTTAAAAGAAGCTGGTGCAAGACGTGCTTTAATGCTACCTGTTGGTGGCGCATTCCACTCTCCAATGATGGAACCTGCAAGAGAAGAATTAGCTGCTGCTATTGAAAATACAACGTTTAGCAAACCAAATTGTCCTATTTACCAAAATGTAACTGCAACAGCAATTACAGATGAAAACGAAATAAAAGCAAATTTAATATCCCAATTAACTGCTCCAGTACGTTGGACACAATCAGTACAACAAATGATTAAAGATGGTGCTACTCTATTTACTGAAGTAGGTCCAGGAAAAGTACTTCAAGGATTAGTTAAAAAAATAGATAGAGAAGCGCAAACCGAATCTGCAACTTTAGAAACTAAAACGGATGAGTAG
- the lspA gene encoding signal peptidase II, with product MSSRNILILGLIVFNIILDQVSKFIVRADVIAGSETEIFGQYFTLHNVENKGAFLGMGSDFSPTLRIALLLILPIIVLALVLRHIIKDKTINTMTLVGFCCIIGGGIANVYDRVVYGSVTDFLHIDLGGVFRTGIFNLADVSVMVGMGCLIVGSFKNKKA from the coding sequence ATGAGTAGTAGAAACATACTAATACTTGGTTTAATTGTTTTTAATATTATTTTAGATCAAGTCTCTAAATTTATTGTTAGAGCTGATGTTATTGCTGGATCTGAAACTGAAATTTTTGGACAATATTTTACACTTCATAATGTAGAAAATAAAGGTGCCTTTTTAGGTATGGGAAGTGACTTTAGTCCTACCCTTAGAATTGCTTTATTGTTAATCTTACCAATTATTGTTTTAGCATTGGTGTTAAGACATATTATTAAAGATAAAACAATTAATACAATGACCTTAGTCGGATTTTGCTGTATTATTGGTGGTGGAATAGCTAATGTTTATGACCGAGTTGTTTATGGGTCTGTTACCGATTTTTTACATATCGATTTAGGAGGCGTATTTAGAACTGGTATATTTAATCTGGCAGATGTCTCTGTTATGGTTGGTATGGGTTGCTTAATTGTAGGCAGTTTTAAAAATAAAAAAGCATAA
- the galE gene encoding UDP-glucose 4-epimerase GalE, which produces MKILVTGGLGFIGSHTVVQLQNSGYQVVIIDNLSNASLEVLEGIVSITGQPPIFEKLDLKSKVAVQTFFKTHQDIQGVIHFAASKAVGESVVNPLMYYENNVNTLVYVLQELTKLKVSNFIFSSSCTVYGQADSMPISETAPIKEAQSPYGNTKQIGEEIIKDTCQVYPNLQSIALRYFNPIGAHKSAKIGELPIGVPQNLIPYITQTAIGKRDQLSVFGNDYPTKDGTCVRDYIHVVDTAKAHVVALQRLLNNENQSNFEVFNIGTGQGSTVLEVITTFEKVSNIKLNYNIVDRRPGDVVTAYADTSKANKILGWQAEYDLEDAILSAWNWQKTLKKD; this is translated from the coding sequence ATGAAGATACTAGTTACAGGAGGTTTAGGCTTTATAGGGTCGCATACAGTTGTTCAGCTTCAAAATAGTGGATATCAAGTCGTAATTATAGATAATCTCTCTAATGCCTCACTAGAGGTGTTAGAAGGTATAGTATCTATTACAGGGCAACCACCAATTTTTGAAAAACTTGATTTAAAAAGTAAGGTAGCAGTACAAACCTTTTTTAAAACGCATCAAGACATACAAGGCGTTATTCATTTTGCTGCAAGTAAAGCAGTAGGAGAGAGTGTGGTTAATCCATTAATGTATTATGAGAACAACGTAAACACTTTAGTTTATGTATTACAAGAGTTAACAAAATTAAAAGTGTCTAACTTTATTTTTAGTTCGTCATGTACCGTTTATGGTCAGGCAGATAGTATGCCAATATCCGAAACAGCACCAATTAAAGAAGCCCAATCACCTTACGGTAATACTAAACAAATTGGAGAAGAAATTATAAAGGATACTTGTCAAGTATATCCTAATTTACAAAGTATAGCATTACGATATTTTAATCCCATTGGAGCGCATAAGTCTGCAAAAATAGGAGAGTTACCCATTGGTGTTCCTCAAAATTTAATACCATACATTACACAAACAGCAATAGGTAAACGTGATCAGTTATCCGTGTTTGGTAATGACTATCCAACAAAAGACGGAACCTGTGTTAGAGATTATATACATGTTGTTGATACAGCTAAAGCACACGTTGTTGCTTTACAAAGATTATTAAATAATGAAAATCAATCCAATTTTGAAGTGTTTAATATTGGTACAGGACAAGGGAGTACCGTTTTAGAAGTGATTACAACTTTTGAAAAAGTATCTAATATAAAGCTAAATTATAATATAGTAGACAGACGACCAGGAGATGTAGTAACTGCATACGCAGACACATCTAAAGCAAATAAAATTTTAGGTTGGCAGGCAGAATATGATTTAGAGGATGCTATTTTATCCGCTTGGAATTGGCAAAAGACCTTAAAAAAGGATTAA
- a CDS encoding DegT/DnrJ/EryC1/StrS family aminotransferase — protein MKKIQMVDLKGQYAAIKDVVDSSIQEIIDNTTFVNGPKVHEFQKNLENYLGVKHVIPCANGTDALQIAMMGLGLEQGDEVITADFTFAATVEVIALLKLTPVLVDVDPETFNIDIDAVKKAITPKTKAIVPVHLFGQCANMEVLMDLAKQHNLYIIEDNAQGIGADYTYSDGTKAKSGTIGHVASTSFFPSKNLGCYGDGGAIFTNDDNLAHTIRGIVNHGMYERYHHDVVGVNSRLDSIQAAVLDAKLPKLDSYNNARRNAARKYNAAFKDIKNIITPKTVNGCEGICDTCNCHVFHQYTLKVKNVDRDALVKHLNDNGIPCGVYYPIPLHAQKAYRDTRYNEADFTVTNQLIKEVISLPMHTELEDDQIDFITKTIKDFIANN, from the coding sequence ATGAAAAAAATACAAATGGTTGATCTTAAAGGTCAATACGCAGCTATAAAGGATGTTGTAGATTCTTCAATTCAAGAAATAATTGACAATACAACTTTTGTTAATGGACCTAAAGTACACGAGTTTCAAAAAAACTTAGAAAACTACTTAGGTGTAAAACATGTCATTCCGTGTGCAAACGGGACAGATGCCTTACAAATAGCAATGATGGGATTAGGTTTAGAGCAAGGTGATGAAGTCATAACAGCAGACTTTACCTTTGCAGCAACCGTTGAGGTAATTGCTTTATTAAAGCTAACTCCAGTTTTAGTAGATGTAGATCCAGAAACTTTTAATATAGATATAGACGCTGTTAAAAAAGCCATTACGCCAAAAACCAAAGCGATTGTACCTGTCCACTTATTTGGTCAGTGTGCCAATATGGAAGTATTAATGGATTTAGCAAAACAGCATAATTTATATATAATAGAGGATAATGCACAAGGTATTGGTGCAGACTATACCTATTCTGATGGTACTAAAGCAAAATCAGGAACCATTGGTCATGTTGCATCAACCTCGTTTTTTCCATCTAAAAATTTAGGGTGTTATGGAGATGGAGGAGCAATATTTACTAACGATGATAATTTAGCACACACCATAAGAGGGATTGTAAATCACGGAATGTATGAGCGTTATCACCACGACGTAGTAGGTGTAAACTCGCGTTTAGACTCAATACAAGCAGCAGTCTTAGATGCAAAATTACCTAAATTAGATAGCTACAATAATGCAAGACGTAATGCAGCTAGAAAATATAACGCAGCATTTAAAGACATAAAAAACATAATTACACCAAAAACCGTAAATGGATGCGAAGGTATTTGTGATACCTGTAACTGTCACGTGTTTCATCAATATACATTAAAAGTTAAAAATGTGGACAGAGACGCTTTGGTAAAGCATCTAAACGATAACGGAATCCCATGTGGTGTATATTACCCAATACCGTTGCACGCGCAAAAAGCTTATCGCGATACAAGGTATAACGAGGCCGATTTTACAGTTACCAATCAATTAATAAAAGAAGTGATTTCATTACCAATGCATACCGAGTTGGAAGATGATCAAATAGATTTTATAACAAAAACTATTAAAGATTTTATAGCAAACAATTAG
- a CDS encoding 3-deoxy-D-manno-octulosonic acid transferase yields the protein MNLLYNIAIQLTSVVLKLLSLFNTKLKLGVNGRATTFIKLNQLLHKKSKTLWFHCASLGEYEQGLPIFTELRKDYPNHIIILSFFSPSGYEIRKSAPFADLVVYLPLDTKQNAKRFISLVNPELTVFVKYEIWPNYLNELKNKNLKAILISAVFRKNQSFFKWYGSQTREALFAFEHIFTQNETSKKLLESINYKNVTISGDTRFDRVSNQLNIDNNLEFIKAFKNNKLCIVIGSSWPEDESLIIKFINNYSGTPVKFIIAPHNIKPKQIENIQSGLIKPTILFSKKEKQDLKQYDVFVLDTIGLLSKTYSYADIAYIGGAMGNTGLHNILEPAVFGIPIIIGKNYQKFPEAFDMIKNKGVKSISNFEELSIVLNSLISDTDLRLTTGKQNEDFIKKNKGAVIQIMQYLRK from the coding sequence GTGAATTTACTTTATAATATAGCAATACAACTTACTTCTGTTGTTTTAAAACTTTTAAGTTTGTTTAATACTAAACTTAAATTAGGGGTTAATGGTCGTGCGACAACTTTTATTAAACTAAATCAATTATTACACAAGAAGTCAAAAACATTATGGTTTCATTGTGCGTCTTTAGGCGAATATGAGCAAGGCTTACCCATCTTTACAGAATTAAGAAAGGATTATCCAAATCATATAATTATACTCTCTTTTTTTTCACCATCAGGTTACGAAATAAGAAAAAGCGCTCCCTTTGCGGACCTTGTTGTTTACTTACCGTTAGACACAAAACAGAATGCCAAGCGTTTTATTAGTCTTGTTAATCCTGAATTAACCGTATTTGTTAAGTATGAAATATGGCCTAATTATTTAAATGAATTAAAAAATAAAAATCTTAAAGCCATATTAATTTCCGCTGTATTTAGAAAAAATCAATCTTTTTTTAAATGGTATGGCAGTCAAACGAGAGAGGCTTTATTTGCTTTTGAACACATATTTACTCAAAATGAAACCTCTAAGAAACTTTTAGAATCTATAAATTATAAAAATGTAACCATCTCTGGTGACACACGATTTGATCGTGTATCAAACCAATTAAACATAGATAATAATTTAGAGTTTATTAAAGCATTTAAAAACAATAAACTATGTATCGTTATTGGAAGCTCATGGCCAGAAGACGAGTCGTTAATAATTAAATTTATTAATAATTATAGTGGTACACCTGTTAAATTTATAATTGCTCCGCATAATATTAAGCCTAAACAAATAGAGAATATCCAGTCAGGCTTAATTAAGCCTACTATTTTATTTTCCAAAAAAGAAAAACAGGATTTAAAACAATATGACGTTTTTGTTTTAGACACCATTGGTTTACTAAGCAAAACATATAGTTATGCTGATATAGCTTATATAGGTGGTGCAATGGGCAACACTGGATTACATAATATACTAGAACCTGCTGTATTTGGAATCCCTATAATTATTGGAAAAAACTATCAAAAATTTCCAGAAGCGTTTGATATGATTAAAAATAAAGGTGTCAAATCAATTTCTAATTTTGAAGAATTAAGCATTGTATTAAATAGTTTAATAAGCGATACAGATTTAAGATTAACTACCGGTAAACAAAACGAAGATTTTATTAAAAAAAACAAAGGAGCTGTAATCCAAATCATGCAGTACTTACGTAAATAA
- the mutS gene encoding DNA mismatch repair protein MutS → MATKSKKVTPLMKQYNAIKAKYPDAMLLFRVGDFYETFGEDAIKAAGILGITLTKRGAGSDSETELAGFPHHSINTYLPKLVKSGERVAICDQLEDPKQTKNIVKRGVTELVTPGVALNDEVLQSKTNNFLCSVYFGKVNIGISFLDISTGEFLTSQGNQEYIDKLLQNFSPSEVLVAKPKRNTFTDHFGADFHTFNLEDWVYQSDYANETLLKHFDTKSLKGFGVENLNEGIIASGSILHYLAETQHNKLEHISSISRIAEDDYVWMDRFTIRNLELYNSTNNNAVTLLNIIDKTISPMGGRLLKRWLALPLKQIDQIKQRHEVVYYLKTDGVVLDKIQHHIKLIGDLERLISKIATQKVSPREVIQLKNSLEAIIPIKELSSNCDNESLKVIGDNLQSCNVLREKIKETLNEEAPVNILKGSTIAAGFSSELDELRALSTSGKDYLDKMLQRESERTGITSLKIASNNVFGYYIEVRNTHKDKVPEEWIRKQTLVNAERYITEELKEYESKILGAEERIMAIEQKLFADLVQWMNQYIKPVQQNAYLIAKIDCLCGFAQLASDNNYVYPALDDSHDLDIIDGRHPVIEKQLPIDQPYIANNVFLDRDAQQIIMITGPNMSGKSAILRQTALIVLLAQIGSFVPAKEARIGVVDKIFTRVGASDNISMGESTFMVEMNETASILNNISDRSLVLLDEIGRGTSTYDGISIAWAISEYLHEHPAKPKTLFATHYHELNEMTETFERIKNFNVSVKELKDNVLFLRKLVQGGSEHSFGIHVAKMAGMPQQVLRRANQILKKLEKSHSSEELTDKVKSMQDEMQLSFFNLDDPLLENIKEEILHIDIDTLTPVEALMKLNEIKRMLVKKKQV, encoded by the coding sequence TTGGCAACAAAAAGCAAAAAAGTCACTCCGTTAATGAAGCAATACAATGCAATCAAGGCTAAGTATCCTGATGCAATGTTATTATTTAGAGTTGGGGATTTTTACGAAACCTTTGGCGAAGATGCTATAAAGGCAGCAGGTATTTTAGGTATTACTTTAACTAAACGAGGCGCAGGAAGTGATAGCGAGACAGAGCTGGCAGGTTTTCCGCATCACTCTATAAATACCTATTTGCCTAAATTAGTAAAATCAGGAGAGCGTGTTGCTATTTGTGACCAATTAGAGGACCCTAAGCAAACCAAAAATATCGTTAAGCGTGGTGTTACAGAATTAGTAACGCCAGGAGTTGCACTAAATGATGAGGTATTACAATCCAAAACAAATAACTTTTTATGTTCGGTTTACTTTGGTAAGGTTAATATTGGGATTTCGTTTTTGGATATATCTACAGGAGAGTTTTTAACCTCACAAGGAAATCAAGAATATATAGATAAGCTACTTCAAAATTTTAGTCCAAGTGAAGTTTTAGTTGCAAAACCAAAGCGTAATACATTTACAGATCATTTCGGAGCCGATTTTCACACGTTTAATCTTGAAGATTGGGTCTATCAATCAGATTATGCAAATGAGACATTGTTAAAACATTTTGATACTAAGTCCTTAAAAGGATTTGGAGTTGAAAATTTAAATGAAGGTATTATAGCTTCAGGTTCTATACTTCATTATTTAGCCGAAACACAGCACAACAAACTAGAGCATATCTCTTCAATTTCGCGTATAGCAGAGGATGACTATGTATGGATGGACCGTTTTACCATCCGAAACCTCGAGCTTTACAACTCTACAAACAATAATGCAGTTACCTTACTAAATATTATTGATAAAACCATTTCTCCAATGGGAGGACGATTGCTTAAACGTTGGCTAGCATTGCCTTTAAAGCAAATAGATCAAATCAAGCAACGTCACGAAGTGGTGTATTATTTAAAAACAGATGGTGTTGTATTGGACAAGATTCAGCATCATATAAAGTTAATAGGCGATTTAGAGCGATTAATATCTAAAATAGCAACACAAAAGGTTAGTCCTAGAGAGGTTATTCAACTTAAAAACTCTTTAGAAGCTATAATCCCTATTAAGGAGTTGTCATCTAATTGCGACAATGAGTCCCTTAAAGTTATAGGAGATAATTTGCAAAGTTGTAATGTGCTTCGCGAAAAAATTAAAGAAACTTTAAACGAGGAAGCACCAGTTAATATCTTAAAAGGAAGCACGATTGCTGCTGGATTTTCATCCGAATTAGATGAGCTTAGAGCACTGTCTACTTCAGGAAAAGATTATTTAGATAAAATGTTACAACGCGAAAGTGAGCGTACAGGGATTACATCTCTTAAAATAGCATCTAATAATGTTTTTGGATATTATATAGAAGTAAGAAACACACATAAAGATAAAGTTCCGGAAGAGTGGATCCGTAAACAAACGTTGGTAAACGCAGAGCGTTATATTACTGAAGAACTTAAAGAATACGAATCTAAAATTCTAGGAGCAGAAGAACGCATCATGGCAATCGAGCAAAAATTATTTGCAGATTTGGTACAATGGATGAATCAATATATAAAACCAGTACAGCAAAATGCGTATTTAATAGCCAAAATAGATTGTTTATGTGGTTTTGCACAATTAGCATCAGATAATAACTATGTATATCCAGCATTAGATGACTCGCATGATTTAGATATTATTGATGGTCGTCACCCAGTTATTGAAAAACAACTGCCAATTGATCAGCCCTATATTGCTAATAATGTGTTTTTAGATAGAGATGCACAACAAATAATAATGATTACAGGACCAAACATGTCAGGTAAATCAGCAATCTTACGTCAAACAGCATTAATAGTGTTATTAGCTCAAATAGGTAGTTTTGTGCCTGCAAAGGAGGCTAGAATAGGTGTTGTTGATAAAATATTTACACGTGTAGGTGCAAGTGATAACATATCAATGGGAGAATCCACGTTTATGGTAGAGATGAATGAAACAGCATCTATCTTAAATAATATCTCAGATCGTAGTTTAGTCTTGTTAGATGAAATTGGAAGAGGAACAAGTACCTATGACGGAATCTCTATTGCTTGGGCTATTAGTGAGTATTTACACGAGCATCCAGCAAAACCTAAAACGTTATTTGCAACCCACTATCATGAGTTAAATGAAATGACAGAGACCTTTGAGCGTATTAAAAACTTTAATGTCTCTGTAAAGGAGTTAAAAGACAATGTGCTATTTCTGCGTAAGCTTGTTCAAGGTGGTAGCGAACATAGTTTTGGTATACATGTAGCAAAAATGGCTGGAATGCCACAACAAGTGCTAAGACGCGCTAATCAGATCTTGAAAAAACTGGAAAAAAGTCATTCAAGCGAAGAATTGACAGATAAAGTAAAATCGATGCAAGATGAAATGCAATTAAGCTTCTTTAATTTGGACGATCCATTGCTTGAAAATATAAAAGAAGAGATTTTACATATCGACATTGACACCTTAACACCTGTTGAAGCTTTAATGAAGCTAAATGAGATCAAACGTATGTTGGTGAAAAAGAAGCAAGTATAA
- a CDS encoding RNA methyltransferase, translating to MRKLKNSELDRLSVNDFKSAEKTPIIIVLDNIRSLNNIGSVFRTSDAFLVEKIYLCGITATPPHKDIHKTALGSTDTVAWEHIENTLDLVEKLKSENITICAIEQAENATMLDDFKVETNKKYALVFGNEVKGVAQDVVNASDVVIEIPQFGTKHSLNISVSCGVVTWDIFSKIKAL from the coding sequence ATGAGAAAACTAAAAAACAGCGAATTAGACCGATTGAGTGTAAACGACTTTAAATCTGCAGAAAAAACACCAATAATTATTGTTTTAGACAACATTAGAAGTTTAAATAATATAGGTAGTGTGTTTAGAACTAGTGATGCCTTTTTAGTTGAAAAAATATACTTATGCGGAATCACTGCAACACCACCACATAAGGACATCCACAAAACAGCTTTAGGCAGCACAGATACTGTAGCTTGGGAACATATTGAAAACACTTTAGATTTAGTTGAAAAACTTAAATCAGAAAATATCACTATTTGTGCTATTGAGCAAGCTGAAAATGCCACTATGTTAGACGACTTTAAAGTCGAAACTAATAAAAAATATGCTTTGGTTTTTGGTAACGAAGTCAAAGGTGTTGCTCAAGATGTAGTCAACGCAAGCGATGTTGTTATTGAAATCCCTCAGTTTGGGACCAAACACTCGCTTAATATTAGTGTAAGTTGTGGTGTTGTGACTTGGGATATTTTCTCTAAGATAAAAGCCTTATAA
- a CDS encoding GyrI-like domain-containing protein, translating into MMTPKIITSNAILVIGLKDNLTFITNAQGTGDLARQFMPRLNQIKNRVSTQKLSIQIYHDFDYAKMTPNTTFEKWVGVEVSNFDTVPQNMATLIIKKGLYAVFNYKGKPDGFFKAWQYIHTTWLPESGYGLDDRPHFEKLPKDYHPSNPEVEEQIWVPII; encoded by the coding sequence ATGATGACGCCTAAAATTATAACATCCAATGCAATTTTGGTAATTGGTTTAAAAGATAACTTGACCTTTATAACCAATGCACAAGGAACTGGTGATTTAGCACGTCAGTTTATGCCAAGACTTAATCAAATCAAAAATCGTGTTAGTACTCAAAAATTATCTATTCAGATTTATCACGATTTTGATTATGCTAAAATGACTCCAAATACAACTTTTGAAAAATGGGTTGGAGTAGAGGTGTCTAATTTTGATACTGTGCCTCAAAATATGGCAACGTTAATAATAAAAAAAGGACTGTATGCTGTGTTTAATTATAAGGGTAAACCAGATGGTTTTTTTAAAGCGTGGCAATATATACATACGACTTGGTTGCCTGAGTCTGGTTACGGCTTAGACGATAGACCGCATTTTGAAAAACTTCCAAAAGATTATCATCCTTCAAATCCTGAAGTTGAAGAGCAAATCTGGGTTCCTATTATTTAA